Proteins co-encoded in one Govania unica genomic window:
- the paaI gene encoding hydroxyphenylacetyl-CoA thioesterase PaaI, translating into MPELARKVAAAMFERDVAAQHLGVEIKAVGVGTATLTMTVAPHMLNGHASCHGGFIFALADTAFAYACNSRNDATVAAGCNIEYLAPGRQGDLLTATATETARAGRQGVYDILVTNQDGVAIATFRGRSASLRKPVIED; encoded by the coding sequence ATGCCCGAACTCGCCAGAAAAGTCGCCGCCGCCATGTTTGAACGCGATGTCGCCGCCCAGCATCTCGGCGTCGAGATCAAGGCTGTCGGCGTCGGCACCGCGACCCTCACCATGACCGTCGCGCCCCATATGCTGAATGGCCATGCGAGCTGCCACGGCGGGTTCATTTTCGCGCTTGCCGACACGGCCTTTGCCTATGCCTGCAACTCGCGCAATGACGCCACAGTGGCGGCGGGCTGCAACATCGAATATCTTGCCCCCGGACGGCAGGGCGACCTCCTGACCGCCACCGCCACTGAGACTGCCCGCGCCGGGCGTCAGGGCGTTTATGACATACTGGTCACGAACCAGGACGGCGTTGCCATCGCGACCTTTCGCGGCCGGTCGGCATCGCTCAGAAAACCCGTGATTGAGGACTGA
- a CDS encoding DUF4136 domain-containing protein → MRAIGLGIMAIGLLLAGCAEQISSDVTRFNQLTLAPQGETVAVVAADKNLEKSMEFGQYAARLQEKLMAQGYRMPVAGTLPDIMAELDYGVTPGPAGLRDSQRSPVSVGVGMSGGSGGWHGGGVGVGVSTGFGLGGSSDGDAVFTRRLGLVMTRTRDNMRVFEGRVVSTGGTADLGQVMPYLMNALFTDFPGKNGETRKIEQPLKSAN, encoded by the coding sequence ATGCGTGCCATTGGTTTGGGGATTATGGCGATCGGGCTGTTGCTTGCGGGCTGTGCCGAACAGATCTCCTCCGATGTGACCCGCTTCAATCAGCTTACGCTTGCGCCGCAGGGCGAAACCGTGGCGGTGGTGGCTGCGGACAAGAATCTTGAAAAATCCATGGAATTTGGCCAATACGCGGCCCGTTTGCAGGAAAAGCTGATGGCTCAGGGCTACCGCATGCCTGTGGCCGGGACCCTGCCCGACATCATGGCCGAACTGGATTATGGGGTGACTCCAGGTCCGGCGGGCCTGCGTGACAGCCAGCGCAGCCCGGTTTCGGTCGGCGTCGGCATGTCGGGCGGCAGTGGCGGCTGGCATGGTGGTGGTGTGGGCGTCGGTGTTTCTACCGGCTTTGGATTGGGCGGCAGCAGCGATGGCGATGCTGTCTTTACCCGTCGGCTCGGGCTTGTGATGACGCGCACCCGCGACAATATGCGTGTGTTCGAGGGGCGCGTGGTCAGCACCGGCGGCACGGCTGATCTCGGGCAGGTGATGCCCTATCTGATGAACGCGCTTTTCACTGATTTCCCCGGCAAGAATGGCGAAACCCGCAAGATCGAACAGCCCCTGAAATCCGCGAACTGA
- the pcaF gene encoding 3-oxoadipyl-CoA thiolase, with translation MADAFLCDATRTPIGRYAGALSSVRTDDLAAYPLKELLARNKIDPALIDDVIYGCANQAGEDNRNVARMAVLLAGLPVTVPGTTVNRLCGSGMDAIGMAARAIKAGEANLMIAGGVESMSRAPFVMGKATSAFSRDAQVYDTTIGWRFVNKLLEKQYGIDSMPETAENVAADYQVSRADQDAFAVRSQDRAVAAQLRGRFDREITPVVIPQRKGDPIIVAKDEHPRAGTTIEALAKLGTPFRVGGSVTAGNASGVNDGAIATILASEAGAKANGLTPIARIVGMATAGVEPRVMGIGPVPATQKVLAQTGLSLAQMDVIELNEAFAAQGLAVLRTLGLPDDADFINPNGGAIALGHPLGMSGARIVASAAYELQERKGRYALCTMCIGVGQGIAMIIERV, from the coding sequence ATGGCTGACGCCTTTCTCTGCGACGCAACCCGTACTCCCATCGGCCGCTATGCTGGCGCGCTGTCGAGCGTGCGGACGGACGATCTCGCCGCCTATCCGCTGAAAGAACTGCTCGCCCGCAACAAGATCGACCCGGCCCTGATCGACGATGTGATCTATGGCTGCGCCAATCAGGCTGGCGAAGACAACCGCAACGTAGCCCGCATGGCCGTGCTGTTGGCCGGTCTGCCGGTCACAGTGCCGGGCACCACCGTCAACCGCCTGTGCGGGTCGGGCATGGATGCGATCGGTATGGCCGCGCGCGCCATCAAGGCTGGCGAAGCCAATCTGATGATCGCGGGCGGCGTCGAAAGCATGAGCCGCGCCCCTTTCGTCATGGGCAAGGCCACCAGCGCCTTTTCCCGCGACGCCCAGGTTTATGACACCACCATCGGCTGGCGCTTTGTCAACAAGCTGCTTGAAAAGCAATATGGCATTGATTCGATGCCGGAAACGGCCGAGAACGTTGCCGCCGATTATCAGGTCTCCCGCGCCGATCAGGACGCCTTCGCCGTCCGCAGTCAGGACCGCGCCGTAGCCGCACAGCTGCGCGGCCGCTTTGATCGCGAGATCACGCCCGTCGTGATCCCGCAACGCAAGGGCGACCCCATCATCGTCGCCAAGGACGAACACCCGCGTGCTGGCACGACGATCGAGGCACTGGCCAAGCTCGGTACCCCCTTCCGCGTCGGCGGATCGGTCACGGCGGGCAATGCGTCCGGCGTCAATGATGGCGCCATCGCTACCATTCTCGCCTCCGAAGCTGGCGCCAAGGCCAATGGCTTGACCCCCATCGCCCGCATCGTCGGCATGGCCACCGCCGGCGTCGAGCCACGCGTCATGGGCATCGGCCCGGTCCCGGCCACGCAAAAGGTTCTGGCCCAGACCGGACTCAGCCTCGCCCAGATGGATGTGATCGAACTGAACGAAGCCTTTGCTGCCCAGGGACTTGCGGTTCTGCGCACGCTCGGCCTGCCGGATGACGCTGACTTCATCAACCCGAACGGCGGGGCCATCGCGCTCGGTCATCCGCTTGGCATGAGCGGGGCCCGCATCGTTGCCTCGGCCGCCTATGAATTGCAGGAACGCAAAGGCCGTTATGCCCTCTGCACCATGTGCATCGGCGTCGGTCAGGGCATCGCCATGATCATCGAACGCGTGTGA
- the paaG gene encoding 2-(1,2-epoxy-1,2-dihydrophenyl)acetyl-CoA isomerase PaaG, translated as MSSGDFTAIQLEISEGVAVLTLNRPDSLNSFTVVMHGEVKTALDRVENDPSVRVLVLTGAGRGFCAGQDLSDRAVKPGANAVDLGHSVETYYNPLVVRLRNLAMPVLCAVNGVAAGAGANIALACDIVLAAKSANFIQPFCNIGLVPDSGGTYALPRMLGLPRAMGLALLGDKLPAEKAADWGLIWAAVEDAELQTTVMAMARKLAVAPTKGLAAIKKAFHASLDNSFTDQLTMERDLQRDLGNSADYKEGVAAFLEKRKPVFKGR; from the coding sequence ATGTCCAGCGGCGATTTTACGGCGATCCAGCTAGAGATCAGCGAAGGCGTTGCCGTGCTGACCCTCAACCGGCCCGACAGCCTCAATAGTTTCACTGTCGTGATGCATGGGGAAGTTAAAACTGCTCTCGACCGTGTCGAAAATGACCCGAGCGTGCGCGTTCTGGTGCTCACCGGCGCCGGCCGTGGCTTCTGCGCCGGCCAGGATCTGAGCGACCGGGCGGTCAAGCCGGGCGCTAATGCCGTCGACCTCGGTCATTCGGTTGAAACCTATTACAATCCGCTGGTCGTCCGGCTGCGCAACCTCGCCATGCCGGTGCTCTGCGCCGTCAATGGCGTCGCCGCCGGTGCCGGGGCCAATATCGCCCTGGCCTGCGATATCGTCCTAGCCGCCAAATCGGCGAATTTCATCCAGCCCTTCTGCAATATCGGCCTGGTGCCGGATTCGGGCGGCACTTACGCCCTGCCGCGCATGCTCGGCCTGCCGCGCGCCATGGGGCTTGCCCTCCTGGGTGACAAACTCCCGGCTGAGAAGGCCGCCGACTGGGGTCTCATCTGGGCTGCGGTCGAGGATGCGGAGCTGCAAACCACCGTCATGGCCATGGCCCGCAAGCTTGCGGTCGCGCCGACCAAGGGCCTTGCCGCCATCAAAAAGGCCTTCCATGCTTCGCTCGACAACAGCTTTACCGACCAATTGACGATGGAACGCGATCTTCAGCGCGACCTCGGCAACAGCGCAGATTATAAGGAGGGCGTCGCCGCCTTCCTCGAAAAGCGCAAGCCAGTGTTCAAGGGACGCTAA
- a CDS encoding peptide ABC transporter substrate-binding protein — MRALSLALVLVGALVSGAMAAEPMIYYRGNSGEPDTLDPQKVSGTWEGSIVRDLFLGLMINNARGEAVAGAAERWDVSADGRVYVFHLRKGLVWSDGEPLTADDFVFSFRRLADPATAASYASNMFVFENGEAINQGKLPKERLGVRALDPLTLELRLHTPVPYLLEMLTHAASYAVPRHVVEKKGAQWVRPGVMVTSGAYTLVEWRPHDRIRADKNPRFYDAANVAIDQVFYYPTEDEQTALKQFRAGELDSNDQFPARQYGWLKTNMPQQIRVAPWLGLYYYAFNSARPPFTDKRVRQALSMSIPREDITDKLLAYGVIPAYSIVPPGVAHYPEAATAPFKSWSREKRLSTARALLREAGYGPDHPLEVTISYNSNKDHKKIALAVAYGWKQIGVTARLFNVEAKVHYNNLKIADFEVARAAWIADYNDPENFLFLLDSHTGQLNYGQYDNPRYDALMAKAARTLDLDARAKILHEAEAMALGDMPIAPIYFYVSRNLVQTWVKGWEDNIMDAHPTRYLKIEGRPSMRR; from the coding sequence GTGAGGGCGCTCTCTCTCGCTCTGGTGCTTGTTGGCGCGCTGGTCAGCGGGGCCATGGCGGCGGAGCCGATGATCTATTATCGCGGCAATTCGGGAGAACCTGACACCCTTGACCCGCAAAAGGTTTCGGGGACCTGGGAAGGCAGTATCGTTCGCGATCTTTTCCTCGGGCTCATGATCAACAATGCGCGTGGGGAGGCGGTGGCCGGTGCGGCGGAACGCTGGGACGTCAGCGCTGATGGCCGTGTCTATGTCTTCCATTTGCGCAAAGGTCTGGTCTGGTCCGACGGTGAACCGCTGACCGCCGATGATTTCGTGTTTTCGTTCCGTCGTCTCGCCGATCCGGCTACTGCGGCATCTTATGCGAGCAATATGTTCGTGTTCGAAAATGGCGAGGCCATCAATCAGGGCAAGCTCCCGAAGGAGCGGCTGGGGGTGCGTGCCCTTGATCCGCTGACCCTTGAACTCAGGCTCCATACCCCGGTGCCTTATCTTCTGGAAATGCTCACCCATGCGGCAAGCTATGCAGTGCCGCGTCATGTGGTTGAAAAGAAGGGAGCGCAATGGGTGCGTCCCGGCGTGATGGTCACGAGCGGGGCTTATACACTTGTGGAGTGGCGGCCCCATGACCGTATCCGTGCCGACAAGAACCCACGTTTTTACGATGCCGCCAATGTGGCAATCGATCAGGTTTTTTATTATCCGACCGAGGATGAGCAGACGGCGCTGAAGCAGTTCCGCGCCGGGGAGCTTGACAGCAATGACCAGTTTCCGGCGCGCCAGTATGGCTGGCTCAAAACCAATATGCCGCAGCAAATCCGGGTCGCGCCCTGGCTTGGACTGTATTATTACGCCTTCAATTCTGCACGGCCGCCCTTCACCGACAAGCGCGTGCGCCAGGCGTTGTCCATGAGCATCCCGCGTGAGGACATCACCGACAAGCTGTTGGCCTATGGTGTCATTCCGGCCTATTCCATCGTGCCGCCGGGCGTCGCTCATTACCCGGAAGCGGCGACGGCCCCGTTCAAAAGCTGGTCGCGGGAAAAGCGGCTCAGCACCGCGCGGGCCTTATTGCGGGAGGCGGGTTATGGCCCCGATCATCCGCTTGAGGTGACGATCAGCTATAACAGCAACAAGGATCATAAAAAGATCGCGCTCGCTGTGGCCTACGGCTGGAAGCAGATCGGCGTCACCGCCCGGCTTTTCAATGTCGAGGCCAAGGTGCATTACAACAACCTCAAAATCGCCGATTTCGAGGTCGCACGGGCGGCCTGGATCGCCGATTACAATGATCCGGAAAATTTCCTGTTCCTGCTCGACAGCCATACCGGGCAGTTGAACTATGGGCAGTATGACAATCCGCGCTACGACGCCCTGATGGCCAAAGCCGCCCGCACGCTCGATCTTGATGCCCGGGCAAAAATTCTGCATGAGGCCGAAGCCATGGCCCTCGGCGACATGCCGATCGCGCCGATTTATTTCTATGTCTCACGCAATCTGGTGCAGACCTGGGTCAAGGGCTGGGAAGACAATATCATGGACGCCCACCCAACCAGATACTTGAAGATCGAAGGCCGCCCGTCGATGCGGCGGTGA
- a CDS encoding FKBP-type peptidyl-prolyl cis-trans isomerase, which produces MKVETAADYNARQQVFVKAMEKDRAMNQKYLDDNKAKAGVTTLPSGLQYEVLTAGTGKHPKPTDTVRVHYKGTLIDGTEFDSSYSRGAPAEFQVNRLIKGWQEALPLMQEGAKWRLTIPANLAYGDHGAGAIIKPGSTLVFEMELIKVL; this is translated from the coding sequence TTGAAGGTAGAGACTGCGGCAGACTATAACGCTCGTCAGCAAGTTTTTGTCAAAGCCATGGAAAAGGACCGTGCCATGAACCAGAAATATCTCGACGACAACAAAGCCAAGGCTGGCGTCACCACGCTTCCGAGCGGTCTTCAGTATGAAGTGCTGACCGCCGGAACCGGCAAGCATCCGAAGCCGACCGACACCGTGCGCGTGCATTACAAGGGCACGCTCATCGACGGCACCGAATTCGACAGCTCCTATTCGCGCGGCGCTCCGGCTGAATTTCAGGTCAATCGCCTGATCAAGGGCTGGCAGGAAGCTCTGCCGCTCATGCAGGAAGGCGCCAAATGGCGTTTGACCATTCCGGCCAACCTCGCTTATGGCGACCACGGCGCTGGCGCCATCATCAAGCCGGGCTCGACGCTCGTGTTTGAAATGGAACTCATCAAGGTTCTCTAA
- the paaK gene encoding phenylacetate--CoA ligase PaaK has product MTTTTLTALDPIETASRDELTALQLKRLQWSLQHAYDNVPHYKAAFDAIGAHPGDVTSLSDLARFPFTTKEVLRQNYPYGMFAVPMDDIVRIHASSGTTGRPTVVGYTAGDIDIWAQMVARSIRAAGGSKHDIIHVGYGYGLFTGGLGAHYGAEKLGAAVIPMSGGQTEKQVQLIQDFKPTIIMCTPSYMLHLADEFRRQGIDPRSCSLKTGIFGAEPWTGAMRAEIEATFGINAVDIYGLSEVMGPGVASECIETKDGPHIWEDHFYPEIIDPVTGNVLPDGELGELVFTTLTKVGMPVVRYRTRDLTRLLPGTARTMRRMDKIVGRSDDMMIIRGVNVFPSQIEELILKDARLAPHYMLYLDRDGHMDSLSVVTEARPDACDATVRSQCAKSLQQAIKTYIGISTKVDVQITGSVSRSEGKAQRIVDRRRKD; this is encoded by the coding sequence ATGACCACCACGACATTGACTGCGCTTGACCCCATCGAAACCGCGAGCCGTGACGAGCTCACCGCTTTGCAGCTCAAAAGACTGCAATGGTCGCTGCAACACGCCTATGACAATGTGCCCCACTACAAAGCGGCGTTCGACGCCATCGGGGCTCATCCGGGCGATGTCACATCTTTAAGCGATCTCGCGCGCTTTCCCTTCACCACGAAGGAGGTGCTCCGGCAGAACTACCCCTACGGAATGTTCGCCGTGCCGATGGACGACATTGTCCGCATTCATGCCTCCTCCGGCACCACCGGGCGTCCGACTGTTGTCGGCTATACCGCCGGTGATATCGACATCTGGGCTCAGATGGTGGCGCGCTCCATCCGCGCGGCGGGCGGCAGCAAGCACGACATCATTCACGTGGGCTATGGCTATGGCCTGTTCACGGGCGGGCTCGGCGCGCATTACGGGGCGGAAAAGCTCGGCGCGGCAGTGATCCCCATGTCCGGCGGCCAGACTGAAAAGCAGGTCCAGCTTATTCAGGACTTCAAGCCCACCATCATCATGTGCACGCCGTCCTATATGCTGCATCTGGCCGATGAATTCCGCCGTCAGGGCATCGACCCCCGCAGCTGTTCGCTCAAGACCGGCATTTTCGGGGCCGAACCCTGGACCGGAGCCATGCGCGCCGAGATCGAGGCCACCTTCGGCATCAACGCCGTCGATATCTATGGCCTGTCTGAAGTCATGGGCCCCGGCGTCGCCAGCGAATGCATTGAAACCAAGGACGGCCCGCATATCTGGGAAGATCATTTCTATCCCGAAATCATCGACCCCGTGACCGGCAACGTGCTGCCCGATGGCGAGCTTGGCGAACTGGTGTTCACGACGCTGACCAAGGTCGGCATGCCCGTTGTGCGCTACCGCACCCGCGACCTGACCCGGTTGCTGCCCGGCACGGCGCGGACCATGCGGCGCATGGACAAGATCGTCGGCCGCTCGGACGACATGATGATCATTCGCGGCGTCAATGTGTTCCCCTCGCAGATCGAGGAACTGATCTTGAAGGATGCGCGGCTGGCCCCGCATTACATGCTTTACCTCGACCGCGACGGCCATATGGATAGCCTCTCGGTGGTGACCGAAGCGCGCCCGGACGCCTGCGACGCAACCGTCCGCAGCCAGTGCGCCAAAAGCCTCCAACAGGCGATCAAGACCTATATCGGCATTTCAACCAAGGTCGACGTCCAGATCACCGGCAGCGTCAGCCGCTCCGAAGGCAAGGCCCAACGCATCGTCGACCGTCGCCGTAAGGACTGA
- the paaX gene encoding phenylacetic acid degradation operon negative regulatory protein PaaX, producing the protein MADATKIETAIAALLPRCTLRAPSLIVTILGDAIAPHGGSFWIGSLITLLAPFGVNERLVRTATFRLTKEDWLSATQIGRRSYYSLTASGLRRFEQAFHRVYESSPQAWDGSWSLALVDPAGLDAETRDRVRQELSWAGFGMAAPSVFAHTALPATEIRRLIDGLGISDRTVVMSARLDLTNPSNHDGSAAAFVHRCWDLDRLATDYREFLDLFRPLWQVLRSESGISPEHAFVARTALIHEYRRITLRDPQLPAALHSPEWEGTAARLLTRNLYRALEAQAEAYIMAEVETADGPLPEAAFYYADRFGGLR; encoded by the coding sequence ATGGCGGACGCAACCAAGATCGAGACGGCAATCGCCGCCCTCCTGCCCCGTTGCACCCTGCGCGCGCCGTCCCTTATCGTGACTATTCTGGGCGACGCAATCGCCCCTCATGGCGGCAGTTTCTGGATCGGCTCGCTTATCACCCTCCTTGCTCCGTTCGGGGTCAATGAACGGCTGGTGCGCACCGCCACCTTCCGCCTGACCAAGGAAGACTGGCTGTCGGCGACCCAGATCGGCCGTCGCAGCTATTATTCCCTGACCGCAAGCGGCCTCCGCCGCTTCGAACAGGCCTTTCACCGCGTCTATGAAAGCAGCCCGCAGGCCTGGGACGGCAGCTGGTCCCTCGCCCTCGTGGACCCGGCCGGGCTGGACGCCGAAACCCGCGACCGGGTGCGCCAGGAACTGAGCTGGGCCGGGTTCGGCATGGCCGCCCCCTCGGTCTTTGCCCATACGGCCCTGCCCGCGACCGAAATCCGCCGTCTGATCGACGGCCTCGGCATCAGCGACCGCACCGTGGTCATGAGCGCCCGGCTTGACCTCACGAACCCGTCGAACCATGACGGTTCGGCCGCGGCCTTTGTCCATCGCTGCTGGGATCTCGACCGGCTGGCCACCGATTACCGGGAGTTTCTCGATCTTTTCCGCCCGCTTTGGCAGGTCCTGCGCAGCGAGTCCGGCATCAGCCCTGAGCACGCCTTTGTCGCCCGCACGGCCCTCATTCACGAGTATCGGCGCATCACATTGCGCGATCCGCAACTACCCGCCGCCCTCCACAGCCCCGAGTGGGAGGGCACCGCAGCCAGACTTCTGACACGAAATCTCTATCGCGCTCTTGAGGCTCAGGCGGAAGCCTATATCATGGCCGAAGTTGAAACCGCTGACGGCCCCTTGCCCGAGGCGGCATTCTATTACGCTGATCGTTTCGGCGGGCTCCGGTAA
- a CDS encoding Crp/Fnr family transcriptional regulator — MDNSTVCHNQISQPPPRLCINCDVREQSVCGVLSERELEIFASATHNKRHQTGETVVSQGDPAVFFYNLVTGALRLVKLMPNGRRQIIGFLYPGDFLGLATRDTYPYAAEALGDTVLCQFEKRSFTAFLEQSPEMRAELLERANSELTLAQDQMLLLGRKTPSERLATFLLRLPEKDDGSIQLVMTRQDIADYLGLTIETVSRTFSRFKAEGLLSLPSRATVMILTRPQLQAMVDES, encoded by the coding sequence ATGGACAACTCCACCGTTTGTCATAATCAGATTTCGCAACCGCCACCCCGTTTATGCATAAATTGCGACGTTCGCGAGCAGTCGGTCTGCGGTGTGTTGAGCGAACGCGAGCTTGAAATCTTCGCGAGCGCCACCCACAACAAACGCCACCAGACCGGCGAAACGGTCGTGAGCCAGGGCGATCCCGCCGTGTTTTTCTATAATCTGGTCACCGGCGCACTGCGCCTCGTGAAGCTGATGCCGAATGGCCGCCGCCAGATCATCGGATTTCTATATCCGGGCGATTTCCTCGGCCTCGCCACCCGGGACACTTACCCCTATGCGGCCGAGGCCCTGGGCGACACGGTGCTGTGCCAGTTCGAAAAACGCAGCTTCACCGCATTCCTCGAGCAAAGTCCAGAAATGCGCGCCGAGCTGTTGGAGCGTGCCAACAGCGAACTCACCCTGGCCCAGGACCAGATGCTGCTTCTCGGGCGCAAGACGCCAAGCGAACGGCTCGCCACCTTCCTGTTGCGACTGCCGGAGAAGGACGACGGCAGCATTCAGCTTGTGATGACACGGCAGGACATCGCCGATTATCTCGGCCTCACCATTGAAACCGTCAGCCGCACCTTTTCGCGCTTTAAAGCCGAAGGGCTGCTGAGCCTGCCAAGCCGGGCGACGGTGATGATTCTCACGCGCCCACAGCTTCAAGCCATGGTCGATGAAAGCTGA
- a CDS encoding TerC family protein → MFEWIYDPTLLAGFFALIALELVLGIDNLVFIAILAGKLPVHLRDRARVIGLLLALLMRLALLASLSWIVSLTHPLFTAFHIDFSGRDVILTVGGLFLLFKGTSELHERLEGSLKDRRGPRGTAAFWPVVAQIVVLDAIFSLDAVITAVGMVTHLEVMMLAVIVAIGIMLLASKPLTVFIIRHPTVIILCLAFLLMIGFSLVVEGFGFYIPKGYLYAAIGFAVLIEAFNQIARRNKRRHMTAKRDLRERTADTVLRLLGGKAGRDDEQQDDVMSLANAASDAPVFAPVEREMIEGVLELAERPVRSLMTPRREVDWLDADASLDEIRARILASGHTRYPIARGDLGNLIGVAQAKDIYGPLLGDGVLDLVAIAREPLVVHESAKALRVLEMLRNSPIHLAIVVDEHGSVEGVVSPTDILSAVAGELVEEGEEASRADELPDGSWMMDGDMDIRRVSRMLDTDLDPHEEDYTTLAGFIIWELGHLATAGESLTRHGYKFTVAEADGHKITRVKIERETPLFDDPGI, encoded by the coding sequence ATGTTTGAGTGGATTTACGATCCCACGCTCCTTGCCGGCTTTTTCGCGCTGATTGCGCTTGAACTGGTCCTTGGCATTGATAATCTGGTCTTCATCGCCATTCTTGCGGGCAAGCTTCCGGTCCATTTGCGTGACCGGGCCCGCGTGATTGGGCTTTTGCTGGCCCTGCTCATGCGACTTGCGCTGCTCGCCAGCCTGTCCTGGATCGTCAGTCTCACACATCCGCTGTTCACCGCCTTTCATATCGATTTTTCGGGCCGGGACGTGATCCTGACCGTCGGCGGCCTATTCCTCCTATTCAAGGGCACAAGCGAGCTGCATGAACGGCTCGAAGGGTCGCTCAAAGATCGGCGCGGCCCGCGCGGAACCGCCGCCTTCTGGCCGGTGGTGGCCCAGATCGTCGTGCTTGACGCAATTTTTTCGCTTGATGCCGTCATCACCGCCGTCGGCATGGTGACCCATCTTGAAGTGATGATGCTCGCGGTGATTGTCGCCATCGGCATCATGCTGCTGGCCAGCAAACCGCTCACGGTCTTTATCATCCGTCATCCGACGGTAATTATTCTCTGTCTCGCGTTCCTGCTGATGATCGGCTTCAGCCTGGTGGTGGAAGGCTTCGGCTTTTACATCCCCAAGGGCTATCTCTATGCCGCCATCGGCTTTGCGGTTCTGATTGAGGCGTTCAATCAGATCGCCCGTCGCAACAAACGTCGCCACATGACCGCCAAACGCGATCTGCGTGAGCGCACGGCGGATACTGTGCTGCGACTTCTCGGTGGCAAGGCCGGGCGTGACGACGAACAGCAGGACGACGTCATGTCGCTGGCCAACGCCGCCTCGGACGCGCCGGTATTCGCCCCTGTGGAACGGGAAATGATCGAAGGCGTGCTTGAGCTTGCCGAGCGTCCGGTGCGCTCCCTGATGACGCCGCGCCGTGAAGTGGACTGGCTTGATGCCGATGCCTCCCTCGACGAGATTCGCGCCCGCATTCTTGCAAGCGGCCATACCCGCTATCCCATTGCCCGCGGCGATCTCGGCAATCTGATCGGCGTCGCCCAGGCCAAGGATATTTATGGCCCCCTCCTCGGTGACGGCGTGCTGGATCTTGTCGCCATTGCCCGCGAACCGCTGGTCGTCCATGAAAGCGCCAAGGCGCTCCGCGTGCTTGAGATGCTGCGCAACTCGCCCATTCATCTTGCCATCGTCGTTGACGAACATGGCAGCGTCGAAGGCGTTGTGTCACCCACCGACATTCTCTCCGCCGTCGCCGGGGAACTGGTTGAAGAAGGCGAAGAAGCCAGCCGCGCCGATGAACTGCCGGACGGCTCCTGGATGATGGATGGCGACATGGACATCCGCCGGGTCAGCCGCATGCTCGACACCGACCTCGATCCTCATGAGGAGGATTACACGACGCTCGCCGGTTTCATCATATGGGAACTCGGCCACCTCGCCACCGCCGGAGAAAGCCTCACCCGCCACGGCTACAAATTCACCGTCGCCGAAGCCGACGGCCATAAAATCACCCGCGTCAAAATCGAACGCGAAACGCCGCTTTTCGACGACCCGGGGATTTAA